In Mariluticola halotolerans, one DNA window encodes the following:
- the ybgF gene encoding tol-pal system protein YbgF, whose product MNFLKSPRRLRVGIAGMLLALVSTSAIPAANPVSDAARVESLGIAAQQLQRQVDDLGLALNSFAPVPRADIGAEKPILVAQSSRDVASINVRLGQLEEQIRILTGQVEGLQFQMTQMQTLIERMQEDYEFRFQQLEGTPSGKTEAAPQSGSDMLSGGLPQNQDFMSPDSLDLTGPDMLDLEAPETAFDHLVDGDVLGAPERTLGTLSGDDLRLEGQPLDLNFGDGGLVTERDANAQYQAGYDAVVRGDYAFAEDQFRQFIGLFPDHPRAPDATNWLGEALILRGAHDEAADILLTGFQSYPTSQRAPDLLLKLGVALAGAGEHDTACRTFGEVQRRFPNVSASFNARLSDEMGKAQC is encoded by the coding sequence ATGAATTTCTTGAAAAGCCCCCGGCGCCTACGCGTCGGGATTGCGGGGATGCTGCTGGCGCTTGTATCGACCAGCGCTATCCCGGCCGCCAACCCTGTCAGCGATGCTGCGCGCGTGGAAAGCCTTGGCATCGCGGCGCAACAGTTGCAGCGTCAGGTTGATGATCTGGGTCTGGCCCTCAACAGTTTCGCGCCCGTTCCGCGCGCAGATATTGGCGCGGAAAAGCCGATCCTTGTGGCACAATCGAGCCGTGATGTTGCCTCGATCAATGTGCGGCTGGGGCAGCTGGAAGAGCAGATCCGGATCTTGACCGGTCAGGTCGAGGGCCTGCAATTTCAGATGACCCAGATGCAGACGCTGATCGAGCGGATGCAGGAAGATTATGAATTCCGTTTCCAGCAGCTGGAGGGCACCCCCTCGGGAAAAACTGAGGCGGCACCCCAATCCGGTAGCGATATGCTTTCCGGCGGGTTGCCGCAGAACCAGGATTTCATGTCGCCGGACAGTCTCGATCTCACAGGCCCCGACATGCTTGACCTTGAAGCACCTGAAACGGCTTTCGATCATCTGGTGGATGGGGATGTGCTGGGCGCACCGGAGCGCACATTGGGCACGTTGTCGGGCGATGACCTTCGATTGGAAGGGCAGCCGCTTGACCTGAATTTTGGTGACGGGGGTCTTGTCACCGAAAGAGACGCCAATGCACAATATCAGGCAGGCTATGACGCGGTTGTGCGGGGCGACTATGCTTTTGCTGAAGATCAGTTCCGGCAATTTATCGGCTTGTTTCCGGATCACCCAAGAGCGCCTGATGCCACCAACTGGCTGGGTGAAGCGCTGATTTTGCGCGGCGCGCATGACGAGGCGGCGGATATTCTTCTGACCGGCTTCCAGTCGTATCCCACGTCTCAGCGGGCACCGGATTTGTTGCTCAAGCTGGGGGTGGCGCTTGCCGGTGCCGGTGAACATGATACGGCCTGCCGTACTTTTGGCGAGGTGCAACGGCGCTTTCCCAATGTTTCGGCCAGCTTTAATGCGCGGTTGAGCGACGAAATGGGCAAGGCTCAGTGCTAA
- the pal gene encoding peptidoglycan-associated lipoprotein Pal, which translates to MRYVAPTLTFLRSLALVALVVTVAACARNPADSANGGIGGNATPGSQQEFLVAVGDRVFFETDSSVVTAEGQATLDKQAAWLSRYSQYRVMIEGHADERGTREYNIALGARRAAAVVNYLVSRGVNQSRISSKSFGKERPVAICNDISCWSQNRRAVTVIN; encoded by the coding sequence ATGCGTTATGTGGCGCCTACCTTAACTTTCCTGCGTAGCCTGGCGCTGGTGGCACTTGTGGTCACCGTTGCCGCTTGTGCGCGCAATCCGGCAGACAGTGCCAATGGCGGTATCGGCGGCAACGCCACGCCGGGCAGCCAGCAGGAATTCCTGGTGGCCGTTGGCGACCGTGTGTTCTTTGAAACCGATTCCTCGGTGGTGACTGCCGAGGGGCAGGCAACGCTCGACAAGCAGGCCGCATGGCTGAGCCGTTATTCCCAGTACCGTGTGATGATCGAGGGTCATGCCGATGAACGCGGCACCCGCGAATACAATATCGCGCTTGGGGCCCGTCGTGCTGCTGCCGTGGTCAACTATCTGGTCAGCCGGGGCGTAAACCAGTCGCGGATTTCTTCCAAATCCTTCGGCAAGGAACGGCCGGTGGCCATTTGTAACGATATTTCATGCTGGTCGCAGAACCGACGTGCGGTGACCGTCATCAACTAA